In Streptomyces canus, one DNA window encodes the following:
- a CDS encoding protein kinase, whose translation MDDYAGRVLADRYRLPLPPSDEYELTETRAFDTYSGQEVLVRQVPLPEVVEAEVLDAEGLPDGFTARDPRGARRTSGRGGTRRPTEPAVRRAVEAAQAAARIPDHPRLDQVFDVFAEGGSLWIVSESVPARPLAALLAEKPLTPYRAAEVASDVLMALRVLHAHGWVHRNITARTVLVCDDGRVMLTGLAVGAAEEALCGYDPVPVEAGEWGAGDGESGAGADDGPGGGRAGAGPRESAVGPGGGLGGADGRGEPGGYGVPGQATGPAGGFGAAGRSGGAGAPGGAGGARTALGNGGTGAAFGLDARSAGPGPGGAVTFGGGDPEAARRAAIEAREARGLPSAGVEAANGTGPSAELVRREPDGDTDIRAARAGAIAAYRAGARAAARVQEAQNSRAALPGARPAPEADPGARTPGADPAVQTDGVAQPPYPSGNGVPQPPYPSANGLARSPYPAVNGIEQAPGAGAPGQTADPYGARPAPWHGAVPRGGAAGPVGDVPALDAVPAVDQASAPTRWEDLPPADAPARRGPATALAAERARQARMAVVGPVTERWAPEQAGPVHENWQLAAPIGPATDLWALGALLFRAVQGHAPYPEESTAELVQLVCAEPPAFAEECGPLRPVVESLLRQDPTERLDFEELRGWLRSLVRSAPEPEAGAHVVAAPPVDRSRLPIVRRRGELVRRRRAGLPATHGRHKRAREEAAPSPRRLGRTLLLLILLVMAAAIAYAMYFMPKADPDDEGAGQKTGSTSQAGPAQSPSTSSEPRPEQTTPEPSRSSGAAETQTAGPEVADGFTLRTDPEGFKVAVAGGWDRTPRNGRGQVVYSQGNFELIVVPGRDTAAANGSDPMVYQREKEPELQPYRDSSWATATGLKSIQVGTRSMAEGQFTWTGDDGRELYVRNVAILIGGKYHIVQVRGPEAERDEVTRLYEQASATYQVTG comes from the coding sequence GTGGACGACTATGCGGGTCGGGTGCTCGCCGACCGCTACCGCCTTCCGCTGCCTCCGTCCGACGAGTACGAACTCACCGAGACACGCGCCTTCGACACCTACAGCGGGCAGGAAGTCCTGGTCAGGCAGGTGCCGTTGCCCGAGGTCGTCGAGGCGGAGGTGCTCGACGCGGAGGGGCTGCCCGACGGGTTCACGGCCCGGGATCCCCGGGGCGCGCGGCGGACCTCGGGGCGGGGCGGTACCCGCCGGCCCACGGAGCCCGCCGTGCGGCGGGCCGTCGAGGCGGCGCAGGCCGCCGCCCGGATACCCGACCATCCACGGCTCGACCAGGTCTTCGACGTGTTCGCCGAGGGCGGTTCGCTGTGGATCGTCAGCGAGTCGGTGCCCGCGCGGCCGCTCGCGGCGTTGCTCGCCGAGAAGCCGCTGACGCCGTACCGGGCGGCCGAGGTCGCCTCGGACGTGCTCATGGCGCTGCGGGTGCTGCACGCGCACGGCTGGGTGCACCGCAACATCACCGCGCGTACGGTCCTCGTCTGCGACGACGGCCGCGTCATGCTGACCGGCCTCGCGGTCGGCGCGGCCGAGGAGGCACTGTGCGGGTACGACCCGGTGCCGGTCGAGGCGGGTGAGTGGGGCGCCGGGGACGGGGAGTCCGGGGCCGGGGCGGATGACGGTCCGGGCGGTGGACGTGCGGGTGCGGGGCCGCGTGAGTCTGCCGTGGGTCCGGGTGGTGGGCTCGGTGGGGCCGACGGGCGTGGGGAACCCGGTGGATACGGGGTTCCCGGGCAGGCGACGGGTCCGGCCGGTGGGTTCGGCGCCGCGGGCAGAAGTGGTGGTGCCGGGGCGCCCGGCGGGGCGGGTGGCGCTCGTACGGCTCTCGGGAACGGTGGCACGGGTGCGGCCTTCGGGCTGGACGCCCGAAGCGCCGGGCCGGGCCCGGGTGGTGCGGTCACCTTCGGTGGGGGTGATCCCGAGGCCGCCCGGCGGGCCGCGATCGAGGCACGGGAGGCCCGTGGGCTGCCCAGCGCCGGGGTGGAGGCGGCGAACGGGACCGGGCCCTCGGCCGAGCTCGTCCGCAGGGAGCCCGACGGCGATACGGACATCCGCGCGGCGCGGGCCGGAGCGATCGCCGCGTATCGGGCGGGGGCCCGCGCCGCGGCCCGGGTCCAGGAGGCGCAGAACAGCAGGGCCGCCCTGCCCGGAGCCCGCCCGGCACCGGAGGCCGACCCCGGCGCACGAACGCCCGGCGCCGACCCCGCCGTACAGACCGACGGGGTGGCGCAGCCGCCCTATCCGTCGGGCAATGGCGTGCCGCAGCCGCCGTATCCCTCGGCCAACGGCCTTGCACGGTCCCCGTATCCGGCGGTGAACGGCATCGAGCAGGCGCCCGGTGCCGGGGCTCCGGGGCAGACAGCCGACCCCTATGGAGCGCGCCCGGCTCCCTGGCACGGTGCCGTGCCGCGCGGCGGGGCCGCGGGGCCCGTGGGTGACGTTCCCGCTCTTGACGCCGTGCCTGCCGTTGATCAGGCGTCCGCGCCCACCCGCTGGGAGGACCTCCCCCCTGCCGATGCCCCCGCCCGTCGTGGTCCTGCCACCGCGCTCGCCGCCGAGCGGGCGCGGCAGGCCCGGATGGCCGTGGTGGGACCGGTCACCGAGCGCTGGGCGCCGGAGCAGGCCGGGCCGGTGCATGAGAACTGGCAGCTCGCCGCGCCCATCGGGCCCGCGACCGATCTGTGGGCTCTCGGGGCGCTGCTGTTCCGCGCCGTCCAGGGGCATGCGCCCTATCCCGAGGAGTCGACGGCCGAGCTGGTGCAGTTGGTGTGCGCCGAGCCGCCCGCCTTCGCGGAGGAGTGCGGGCCGCTCAGGCCGGTCGTGGAGTCGCTGCTGCGGCAGGACCCGACCGAGCGGCTGGACTTCGAGGAACTGCGCGGCTGGCTGCGGTCGCTGGTGCGGTCCGCGCCCGAGCCGGAGGCCGGCGCCCATGTCGTCGCCGCGCCCCCGGTGGACAGGAGCCGGCTGCCGATCGTGCGGCGCCGGGGCGAGTTGGTGCGCAGGCGGCGCGCCGGGCTGCCCGCGACGCACGGACGGCACAAGCGAGCCCGGGAGGAGGCCGCTCCTTCGCCGCGCCGCCTGGGCCGCACTCTGCTGCTGCTCATCCTGCTGGTGATGGCCGCGGCGATCGCGTACGCCATGTACTTCATGCCGAAGGCGGACCCCGACGACGAGGGCGCCGGGCAGAAGACCGGTTCCACCAGTCAGGCCGGCCCCGCGCAGTCCCCGTCGACCAGCAGTGAACCGCGGCCCGAGCAGACGACTCCCGAGCCGTCGCGGTCCAGCGGGGCCGCCGAGACCCAGACCGCCGGGCCCGAGGTCGCCGACGGCTTCACCCTGCGCACGGACCCCGAGGGCTTCAAGGTCGCGGTGGCGGGCGGCTGGGACCGCACCCCGAGGAACGGCCGCGGTCAGGTGGTCTACTCGCAGGGCAACTTCGAGCTGATCGTCGTCCCCGGGCGGGACACCGCGGCCGCGAACGGCAGCGATCCCATGGTCTACCAGCGGGAGAAGGAGCCAGAGCTCCAGCCGTACCGCGACTCCAGCTGGGCCACCGCCACCGGGCTGAAGTCGATCCAGGTGGGCACGCGGAGCATGGCAGAGGGGCAGTTCACCTGGACCGGCGACGACGGGCGCGAGTTGTACGTGCGCAATGTCGCGATCCTGATCGGCGGGAAGTACCACATCGTGCAGGTGCGCGGCCCGGAGGCGGAGCGGGACGAGGTGACCCGGCTGTACGAGCAGGCGTCGGCCACCTACCAGGTGACCGGCTGA
- a CDS encoding serine/threonine-protein kinase, translating into MGTEGDTFRVIAGRYRLEARIGRGGMGVVWRATDQLLGRQVAVKEIPLDETLSAEDARLQRDRTLREAGAVARLSHPHIIVVHDVVEQDERPYIVMELIDGGSLADRISAHGPVDAAEAARIGADLLSALRAAHTAGVLHRDIKPANVLVESGTGRVVLTDFGIAQVAGATTLTETGSFVGSPEYTAPERMSGVRTGPEADLWSLGALLCTVLSGESPFRRDSLGGILHAVVIDEIRPPVQAAPLLPVVRGLLERDPERRLDAVEAERMLRAFGETGRTPPRRAPERAYTPTQRDLPLRRSPAPERAGRGGLMAPVRWRRGVLTAVLLAAVTAGAGVSAAVLLMDRSGGDGRTTAGSPVPGTSTSSPTGTARPAPTATLPSAPSGYHVAEDPAGFALAVPDGFTREPQGERVFYLSSGDTFRLGVKVTDRQPGGPLGVMRRAAAKGPEANPGYRDGRVTSLTHRGHPAALWEFTWDGFSAAEGARHTYDLCWEEGGRLYDVWVSAPVGKVREAKEHFDVAIDTFTTP; encoded by the coding sequence ATGGGGACCGAGGGGGACACCTTCCGTGTGATCGCGGGCCGTTATCGCCTGGAGGCGAGGATCGGGCGCGGCGGCATGGGCGTGGTGTGGCGGGCGACCGACCAACTGCTCGGCCGGCAGGTGGCCGTCAAGGAGATCCCCCTCGACGAGACACTCTCCGCCGAGGACGCCCGGCTCCAGCGCGACCGGACCCTGCGTGAGGCCGGCGCGGTGGCCCGGCTGTCCCACCCGCACATCATCGTGGTCCACGACGTCGTCGAGCAGGACGAACGGCCGTACATCGTCATGGAGTTGATCGACGGCGGCTCCCTCGCCGACCGGATCTCCGCGCACGGCCCGGTCGACGCCGCCGAGGCCGCCCGGATCGGCGCCGACCTGTTGAGCGCGTTGCGCGCGGCGCACACGGCCGGGGTGCTGCACCGGGACATCAAGCCCGCCAACGTGCTCGTCGAGTCCGGCACCGGCCGGGTCGTGCTCACCGACTTCGGCATCGCCCAGGTCGCGGGCGCCACCACCCTCACCGAGACCGGCTCGTTCGTCGGCTCGCCCGAGTACACCGCACCCGAGCGGATGTCCGGGGTCAGAACCGGCCCGGAGGCCGACCTGTGGTCCCTCGGCGCGTTGCTGTGCACGGTCCTGAGCGGTGAATCGCCGTTCAGGCGGGACTCCTTGGGCGGCATCCTGCACGCCGTCGTCATCGACGAGATCCGGCCGCCCGTGCAGGCCGCGCCGCTCCTTCCCGTCGTACGGGGACTGCTGGAGCGCGATCCCGAGCGGCGCCTGGACGCGGTGGAGGCGGAGCGGATGCTGCGGGCCTTCGGCGAGACGGGCCGCACGCCGCCGCGCCGGGCACCCGAGCGTGCGTACACGCCCACCCAGCGGGATCTTCCGCTACGGCGTTCCCCGGCGCCGGAGCGGGCCGGGCGCGGTGGGCTCATGGCGCCGGTGCGGTGGCGGCGGGGCGTGCTCACGGCGGTGCTGCTGGCCGCCGTGACGGCGGGAGCGGGGGTGTCGGCGGCGGTGCTGCTGATGGACCGGAGCGGCGGTGACGGCCGTACGACCGCCGGTAGTCCGGTGCCCGGAACATCCACGAGCAGCCCGACCGGAACGGCGAGGCCCGCACCCACCGCGACCCTGCCCTCCGCACCCTCCGGCTACCACGTCGCCGAGGACCCCGCCGGGTTCGCGCTCGCCGTGCCCGACGGGTTCACCCGTGAGCCGCAGGGGGAGCGGGTCTTCTACCTGTCGTCCGGCGACACCTTCCGTCTCGGCGTCAAGGTCACCGATCGCCAACCCGGCGGCCCGCTGGGTGTGATGCGGCGCGCGGCCGCCAAGGGCCCGGAGGCCAACCCCGGTTACCGCGACGGCCGGGTCACCTCGCTCACACACCGCGGACACCCCGCCGCACTCTGGGAGTTCACCTGGGACGGCTTCAGCGCGGCCGAGGGCGCCCGGCACACCTACGACCTGTGCTGGGAGGAGGGCGGGCGGCTGTACGACGTGTGGGTGTCGGCGCCGGTCGGGAAGGTACGGGAGGCCAAGGAGCACTTCGACGTGGCGATTGACACCTTCACCACGCCGTAG
- a CDS encoding serine/threonine-protein kinase, giving the protein MSSSGGVGHESDETTSYVLQPPRPPQPESGVGRLVAGRYRLLAKLGHGGMGTVWRAKDETVDREVAVKEPRVPDHLPERERGNAFERMRREARAAARLDHPSVVNVHDVAVVDGRPWIVMELVQGRSLGDALQEGTLGAREAARIGLEVLGALEAAHAAGILHRDVKPDNVLLGRYDRVVLTDFGIAQIEGETNLTDTGGFVGSPEFIAPERVLGQRPGPASDLWSLGVVLYAATEGVSPFRRSNTPATLQSVLNATPAPPAAAYGPLADAINGLLQKDPARRPNAAQVRALLEATAHPPVPEPTQIVRTVEVPAGGGLRLGRKAWLGLGGAVVAAAVAAYLVIADPFAGPLPDGWSKKHTKDVAATLAVPADYQPTTPDRKTDKTHWITYSDYSGSIWIGLRLDRKAEDTAHDIAGSAAAEMYEDDGRFKESGDYDLSMPDTAKTRPEDQTYQGRKAAKTTVTYKTTDTQNPRPRELQIFYYRTSTGDMYKLTVSYPGKGDFTGRGREVARTAIANLGVDRL; this is encoded by the coding sequence ATGAGCAGCAGCGGGGGAGTCGGCCACGAGTCCGACGAGACGACGAGTTATGTTCTGCAACCTCCCAGGCCCCCTCAGCCGGAGTCGGGCGTCGGCCGGCTCGTCGCGGGCCGGTACCGGCTGCTCGCCAAGCTCGGGCACGGTGGCATGGGTACGGTGTGGCGGGCCAAGGACGAGACGGTGGACCGCGAGGTGGCCGTCAAGGAACCCCGTGTCCCGGACCATCTTCCTGAACGCGAACGAGGCAACGCCTTCGAGCGAATGCGGCGGGAGGCGCGCGCCGCGGCCCGGCTCGATCACCCCTCGGTCGTGAACGTGCACGACGTGGCGGTCGTGGACGGCCGGCCGTGGATCGTGATGGAGCTGGTGCAGGGCCGTTCGCTGGGTGACGCGTTGCAGGAGGGCACCCTCGGGGCGCGGGAAGCGGCGAGAATCGGCCTCGAGGTGCTCGGCGCGCTGGAGGCCGCGCACGCGGCGGGCATCCTGCACAGGGATGTGAAACCGGACAACGTCCTGCTCGGCCGGTACGACCGGGTCGTCCTCACCGACTTCGGCATCGCTCAGATCGAGGGCGAGACCAACCTGACCGACACCGGTGGCTTCGTCGGCTCGCCCGAGTTCATCGCCCCCGAGCGGGTGCTGGGCCAGCGTCCTGGCCCCGCCTCCGACCTCTGGTCTCTCGGCGTGGTCCTGTACGCGGCGACGGAGGGCGTCTCGCCGTTCCGCCGCAGCAACACCCCCGCGACCCTCCAGTCCGTCCTCAACGCCACGCCCGCCCCGCCCGCCGCCGCGTACGGCCCGCTCGCCGACGCCATCAACGGCCTCCTCCAGAAGGACCCGGCGCGCCGCCCGAACGCCGCGCAGGTCAGGGCACTCCTGGAGGCCACCGCCCACCCGCCCGTCCCCGAGCCCACGCAGATCGTGCGGACCGTGGAGGTCCCGGCGGGCGGCGGCCTCCGGCTGGGCCGCAAGGCATGGCTCGGGCTCGGCGGGGCGGTCGTCGCGGCCGCGGTGGCGGCGTATCTGGTGATCGCGGACCCGTTCGCGGGGCCGTTGCCGGACGGCTGGAGCAAGAAGCACACCAAGGACGTCGCCGCGACGCTGGCGGTGCCCGCGGACTACCAGCCCACCACGCCCGACCGGAAGACGGACAAGACCCACTGGATCACGTACTCCGACTACAGCGGCAGCATCTGGATCGGACTGAGGCTGGACCGGAAGGCCGAGGACACCGCCCACGACATCGCGGGTTCCGCGGCCGCCGAGATGTACGAGGACGACGGTCGGTTCAAGGAGAGCGGCGACTACGACCTCAGCATGCCGGACACCGCGAAGACCCGGCCGGAGGACCAGACGTACCAGGGCCGGAAGGCCGCCAAGACCACCGTCACCTACAAGACCACGGACACGCAGAACCCCCGCCCCCGCGAACTCCAGATCTTCTACTACCGGACCTCCACCGGAGACATGTACAAACTCACCGTCAGCTATCCCGGCAAGGGGGACTTCACCGGGCGGGGGCGGGAGGTGGCGCGGACGGCGATCGCGAATCTGGGCGTGGACAGGCTCTGA
- a CDS encoding serine/threonine-protein kinase yields MSDAERAGASRQDENHRLLAGRYRLGGVLGRGGMGTVWRAEDETLGRTVAVKELRFPSSIDEDEKRRLITRTLREAKAIARIRNTSAVTVYDVVDEDDRPWIVMELVEGKSLAEVIREDGLLEPKRAAEVGLAVLDVLRSAHREGILHRDVKPSNVLISEDGRVVLTDFGIAQVEGDPSITSTGMLVGAPSYISPERARGHKPGPAADLWSLGGLLYAAVEGAPPYDKGSAIATLTAVMTESLEEPKNAGPLKDVIYGLLTKDPAQRLDDGRARAMLTAVIHAPEPKPAEPEPAADATRVVPLPAQPQERAGGEGLRGALRSVRKAAGAAATSAAATRTKSGSGTAGSGGGKVPAQASEAAPAASASPAASTSPATSAPSASQGKGTASAPSGSASTSAPSGAAGVRDGKTQQTNAVSDGRSSGWPVMTPPPDLAPRPVPRAPLTDVVPRRTLVIIAVVVALAVIGTVLALTLGGDDNDGAKGGGSKVTAGASAGADTKEDESGGTRSDGSTTGSASPETGAGAGNTPSTEESGRSSQGSSGSGGSADDGAVTSTHKGSQGYSIGLPEGWKFRTSSSAGDRFTGPDGQKLLVAWTTTPKGDPVTDWENQEQGMRRSQYTKIRIEKVGYRGWNAADWEFTYVESGTKYRTIDRGFVVNGHLGYALMYTAKAANWGTELRKDTWHTLARTFEPKS; encoded by the coding sequence ATGTCGGACGCGGAGCGGGCGGGAGCATCCCGGCAGGACGAGAACCACCGTCTCCTCGCCGGGCGGTACCGGCTGGGAGGAGTGCTCGGCCGCGGAGGCATGGGCACGGTGTGGCGTGCCGAGGACGAGACCCTGGGCAGGACGGTGGCCGTCAAGGAACTGCGGTTCCCGTCCAGCATCGACGAGGACGAGAAGCGCCGGCTGATCACGCGCACGCTGCGTGAGGCCAAGGCGATCGCGCGGATCCGCAACACCAGCGCGGTGACCGTGTACGACGTGGTCGACGAGGACGACCGGCCCTGGATCGTGATGGAGCTCGTCGAGGGCAAGTCGCTCGCCGAGGTCATCCGGGAGGACGGCCTGCTGGAGCCCAAGCGCGCGGCGGAGGTGGGCCTCGCGGTACTCGATGTGCTCAGGTCCGCGCACCGCGAGGGCATTCTGCACCGGGACGTGAAGCCGTCCAACGTGCTGATCTCCGAGGACGGCCGGGTCGTGCTCACCGACTTCGGCATCGCCCAGGTCGAGGGCGACCCGTCCATCACCTCCACCGGCATGCTCGTCGGCGCCCCCTCCTACATCTCCCCGGAGCGGGCCCGTGGGCACAAGCCGGGACCCGCGGCCGACCTGTGGTCGCTCGGCGGGCTGCTGTACGCGGCGGTCGAGGGCGCCCCGCCGTACGACAAGGGCTCCGCGATCGCGACGCTCACTGCGGTGATGACCGAGTCGCTGGAGGAGCCGAAGAACGCGGGACCGCTCAAGGACGTCATCTACGGCCTGCTCACCAAGGACCCTGCCCAGCGGCTCGACGACGGCCGTGCCCGGGCCATGCTCACCGCGGTGATCCACGCGCCCGAGCCGAAGCCGGCCGAGCCCGAGCCCGCGGCGGACGCGACCCGGGTGGTGCCGTTGCCGGCGCAGCCGCAGGAGCGTGCGGGCGGGGAGGGGCTGCGCGGGGCGCTGCGTTCCGTGCGCAAGGCCGCCGGGGCCGCGGCGACGTCCGCGGCCGCGACGCGCACCAAGTCCGGCAGCGGTACTGCGGGTTCGGGCGGCGGAAAGGTACCGGCCCAGGCTTCCGAGGCGGCACCGGCTGCCTCGGCCTCTCCCGCTGCCTCGACCTCTCCGGCCACCTCGGCTCCGTCTGCGTCTCAGGGGAAGGGGACGGCGAGTGCGCCGTCCGGGTCGGCTTCGACGTCGGCCCCGAGCGGGGCGGCCGGGGTCCGGGACGGAAAGACGCAGCAGACCAACGCGGTCTCGGACGGGCGGAGTTCGGGATGGCCCGTGATGACGCCACCGCCGGACCTGGCGCCGAGGCCGGTGCCCAGGGCGCCGCTGACCGATGTGGTGCCGCGGCGGACTCTGGTGATCATCGCGGTGGTCGTGGCGCTCGCGGTGATCGGTACCGTGCTGGCCCTCACGCTCGGCGGGGACGACAACGACGGGGCGAAGGGCGGCGGCTCCAAGGTGACGGCGGGCGCGAGCGCCGGTGCCGACACCAAGGAGGACGAGAGCGGGGGCACCCGGAGCGACGGGTCCACCACCGGGTCCGCCTCGCCGGAGACCGGTGCGGGGGCCGGTAACACGCCGAGCACCGAGGAGAGCGGCCGGAGTTCGCAAGGGTCCTCCGGTTCGGGGGGTTCCGCCGACGACGGTGCGGTGACCTCGACGCACAAGGGGAGTCAGGGGTACTCGATCGGGCTGCCGGAGGGGTGGAAGTTCCGGACCAGCAGTTCCGCGGGTGACCGGTTCACCGGGCCCGACGGGCAGAAGCTGCTCGTGGCCTGGACCACCACGCCCAAGGGCGACCCGGTGACGGACTGGGAGAACCAGGAGCAGGGCATGCGCCGCTCGCAGTACACCAAGATCCGCATAGAGAAGGTGGGCTACCGGGGCTGGAACGCGGCCGACTGGGAGTTCACCTATGTGGAGAGCGGGACGAAGTACCGGACGATAGACCGTGGATTCGTCGTGAACGGCCATCTCGGATATGCGTTGATGTACACCGCGAAAGCCGCGAACTGGGGCACTGAGCTGCGCAAGGACACATGGCACACGCTCGCTCGTACCTTCGAACCGAAGTCGTGA
- a CDS encoding serine/threonine-protein kinase: MQGLLLAGRYRLADPIGKGGMGRVWRAHDEVLHRAVAIKELTAALYVSESDQAVLLARTRAEARAAARINHSAVVTVHDVLDHDGRPWIVMELVEGRSLADAVKEDGRIEAREAARIGLWVLRALRAAHSAGVLHRDIKPGNVLLARDGRVLLTDFGIAQIEGDTTITRTGEVVGSVDYLAPERVRGADPGPSADLWALGATLYTAVEGRSPFRRTTPLTTMQAVVDEEPAEPRNAGPLGPVIAALLHKDPAVRPDAAEAEHMLAEAAEGRRPGTAQAYLPTQHMGSRHEPGAHSGSHSGPGTPTMGTPVGGTSYPSAAGPSYPSATGPSYSSGSGPTYHSGAPYAQAPVSTVVGPPHHTGMAPAAPPRRRRLRSVVLVVALAAVVSAGTAVALQKWDEGRDTGGPSASSSTSPSSTPSPATGEVPAGWERRNDPVGFSVPLPKGWKRSVSIDQDGLRQVDYSPDKGIHLVRIAVDTAPDFSTAYEHMSNLEQRVSKLQHYKQLSLKEELFRDLPGVRWEYTWNALAKDPPHYFPGPYRAIDVGYVDGDGTEYAIYAASPADDWPTTRKQFDRILRGFQEG; the protein is encoded by the coding sequence ATGCAGGGCCTGCTCCTCGCGGGGCGTTACCGGCTCGCCGACCCGATAGGCAAGGGCGGCATGGGCCGGGTCTGGCGTGCCCATGACGAGGTGCTGCACCGGGCCGTGGCGATCAAGGAGTTGACCGCCGCGCTCTACGTTTCCGAGAGCGACCAGGCCGTGCTGCTCGCCCGGACCCGCGCCGAGGCGCGCGCGGCCGCCCGGATCAACCACTCGGCCGTCGTCACCGTGCACGACGTGCTTGACCACGACGGCCGGCCCTGGATCGTGATGGAGCTGGTCGAGGGCCGCTCGCTGGCGGACGCCGTCAAGGAGGACGGCCGTATCGAGGCGCGCGAGGCGGCCCGGATCGGGCTGTGGGTGCTGCGGGCCCTGCGGGCCGCGCACTCCGCCGGGGTGCTGCACCGGGACATCAAGCCCGGCAACGTCCTTCTCGCGCGGGACGGCCGCGTCCTGCTGACCGACTTCGGGATCGCCCAGATCGAGGGCGACACCACCATCACCCGCACCGGAGAGGTCGTCGGCTCGGTCGACTACCTCGCCCCCGAGCGGGTCCGCGGCGCCGACCCCGGCCCGTCCGCCGACCTGTGGGCGCTGGGCGCCACGCTGTACACGGCGGTCGAGGGACGCTCGCCGTTCCGCCGTACGACCCCGCTGACAACGATGCAGGCCGTCGTCGACGAGGAACCCGCCGAGCCGCGCAACGCCGGTCCGCTCGGGCCCGTCATCGCCGCCCTGCTGCACAAGGACCCCGCCGTGCGGCCCGACGCGGCCGAGGCCGAGCACATGCTCGCCGAAGCGGCGGAGGGACGGCGGCCGGGCACGGCACAGGCGTATCTGCCGACGCAGCACATGGGTTCCCGCCATGAGCCGGGGGCGCACAGCGGCTCCCACAGTGGGCCCGGCACACCGACCATGGGCACACCGGTCGGCGGAACGTCGTACCCCTCAGCCGCGGGGCCGTCGTATCCCTCGGCCACGGGACCGTCGTACTCCTCGGGCTCGGGCCCGACGTACCACTCGGGCGCCCCGTACGCCCAGGCCCCCGTCTCCACGGTCGTCGGGCCGCCGCACCACACCGGCATGGCCCCGGCAGCCCCGCCCAGGCGCCGTCGGCTGCGTTCCGTCGTGCTCGTGGTCGCGCTCGCCGCGGTCGTCAGCGCCGGGACTGCGGTCGCGTTGCAGAAATGGGACGAGGGACGGGACACCGGCGGCCCCTCGGCCTCGTCGAGTACCTCGCCCAGCTCCACGCCGAGCCCGGCCACGGGTGAGGTTCCGGCCGGTTGGGAGCGGCGCAACGACCCGGTGGGGTTCAGTGTCCCCTTGCCCAAGGGGTGGAAGCGGTCCGTCTCCATCGACCAGGACGGCCTTCGGCAGGTCGACTACTCGCCCGACAAGGGCATCCACCTCGTGCGGATTGCCGTCGACACCGCGCCGGACTTCAGTACCGCGTACGAGCACATGAGCAACCTGGAACAGCGGGTCTCAAAGCTGCAGCACTACAAGCAGCTGAGCCTCAAGGAGGAGCTGTTCCGCGACCTGCCGGGCGTCCGGTGGGAGTACACGTGGAACGCACTGGCCAAAGACCCGCCGCACTACTTCCCGGGGCCCTACCGTGCGATCGACGTCGGGTACGTGGACGGTGACGGCACCGAGTACGCGATCTACGCGGCTTCGCCGGCCGACGACTGGCCTACCACCAGAAAGCAGTTCGACCGGATCCTGCGGGGCTTCCAGGAGGGTTGA
- a CDS encoding serine hydrolase domain-containing protein gives MPSLRTLLVVPVSLALLALAPAASSAPSAPPTDATLPLLVAQGGAPAAAYLAREQSGTRYAEAGPGIARADHFRAGSITKTFIATVVLQLAAEHRLKLSDTVERHLPGLVRGAGNDGRALTLRALLTHTSGLNDFTTDTRGLIPLTPAQAVRIALSHPPADPGRYFYSNTNYVLLGMVIRQVTGDSYAVEAERRIIAPLRLTGTSFPGSRTSLPSPHGRAYTADGSDITALDPRVAGAAGELVSTLADLDRFYAALLGGRLLSPYWLHEMTDTRTAHGLYGMGLFPVKLPCGTTVWGHNGRITGSYVRTAATVGGRRVLTFRVNTTSIADPDLEPALLAAEFCPRTS, from the coding sequence ATGCCGTCGCTACGGACACTACTGGTCGTTCCTGTGTCCCTGGCGCTGCTCGCCCTGGCACCGGCAGCCTCCTCGGCGCCCTCGGCCCCGCCCACGGACGCGACGCTCCCGCTGCTGGTCGCGCAGGGCGGCGCCCCCGCCGCGGCGTACCTGGCCCGGGAGCAGAGCGGAACCCGTTACGCCGAGGCGGGACCGGGAATCGCCCGCGCCGACCACTTCCGCGCCGGCAGCATCACCAAGACCTTCATCGCGACGGTCGTCCTCCAACTGGCCGCGGAGCACCGGCTGAAGCTGTCCGACACCGTGGAGCGGCACCTGCCCGGCCTGGTGCGCGGAGCGGGCAACGACGGCCGCGCGCTGACCCTTCGCGCCCTGCTCACCCACACCAGCGGACTGAACGACTTCACCACGGACACCCGGGGCCTGATTCCCCTCACTCCTGCTCAAGCCGTCCGTATCGCCCTCAGCCACCCTCCGGCCGACCCCGGTCGCTACTTCTACTCGAACACCAACTACGTCCTGCTCGGCATGGTGATCCGTCAGGTCACCGGTGACTCCTACGCGGTGGAGGCCGAGCGGCGGATCATCGCCCCGCTGCGTCTGACCGGCACCTCCTTTCCTGGTTCGCGCACCTCTCTCCCCTCTCCACACGGCCGTGCCTACACCGCCGACGGGTCCGACATCACCGCGCTCGACCCGCGGGTGGCCGGGGCCGCGGGCGAGCTGGTGAGCACCCTCGCCGATCTGGACCGCTTCTACGCGGCGCTGCTCGGCGGACGGCTGCTGTCCCCGTACTGGCTGCACGAGATGACGGACACCCGCACCGCACACGGCTTGTACGGCATGGGGCTGTTCCCGGTGAAGCTGCCGTGCGGCACGACGGTGTGGGGACACAACGGCCGCATCACCGGCAGCTACGTGCGCACCGCAGCCACGGTCGGCGGCCGTCGCGTCCTCACCTTCCGCGTGAACACGACGTCGATCGCAGACCCCGACCTCGAACCGGCCCTGCTCGCCGCCGAGTTCTGCCCCCGCACCTCGTAG